The following proteins come from a genomic window of Drosophila sulfurigaster albostrigata strain 15112-1811.04 chromosome X, ASM2355843v2, whole genome shotgun sequence:
- the LOC133847188 gene encoding nuclear pore complex protein Nup205: protein MEGVVEDMWTPYKRLYNIFQLAITNPSDVTSDLELCLKKYKQNFTNFLRNPPKSEKSRTHLRNALTEGVLLAGQTHKVELSHELIDEAIIISDMFDLDEIFALELLCTAQRQQIHHPGLSRGLVAVLLYYDGRKAISCTLRDMFQAVSGVAWSTDLPREITGLINNYAQNLVDDSNILGRLLELIGDMNVEKEIGLLTKNRAFGSKKHQNQVLGLYEDTRKTIAMAMFNWSAQRGLPKNIAIRLLQYLANVKSTDSNGNLDDVTVILLMTLLYAYDTSVLLMTDCDSPYTARLPILCDGEYAKCFYEAIYAQSSWQTPQLDAIIKYSFGLTLASLRQAPSEVQTNVGAIINRDEQLIDEALVGNVFGFLYRNLLEKNICYSTEFIYRRLHVLITDFIDFMHAKVSELRGRADETARTMVSFLNEGLEPPPHLDVNFELLMLCVAKLYGDKRAVITLCNEYWGPTDSADQQTNTSRAISLFKFIRLASDLLPQTLFKSYLNMIAGLTRSEFSARCAFNLLKNSPNLSSSCAVSWDHFFNALNNYFNNMRTDFDVSLYNTSDSIYRGRSMPRNMTPRETEHMVAVMSVIQAVANHDEISRIMICDQTTWQTPQVLLGLVACTTPVVLKGEILFTLAALSKSKETARTIWFHLEESQIIPTLPPRQTQYPEFSLAEEIDQNESRMETYKLSRGILQLLYTLMTTHMPSSLGAGPRLPGFDPYLKFVLDSILLKFYNRAYKDPTEKWEVGAKCLKLMYYLLASYRPKVSDFMEQRDEHPYPGYHIMLQLHVKSDMLRLLLRIIEEARERLDDYNQFNGKELLEECALYALLLLEVALAKQNAFFEAHATANCSILLPGLNRMLLDLNPRTRAPDYVINIIKFVTYNSWLPRHTLAAIKILTAVTLLPDVITQILNMYAHGSNEKLEIRQRFVECLEMEVPRSQQTDENNVLSVANAHDEFGGNGQLNETDLQVDLMALEERKPQRIELQIKEAIVQLFELNLNQPLPNFVYFLLGIDVIRDFTASEKQQLGLDINCSCINSLVLLLERHLEQQRHSDAYCEHTAHIVERIYHLFHGLCVNRRTSEPILRYFRLTCNDFLVRHLSAMPFRQHGEDHVLHAMSHLMNCVCIEIKLAASYGQTTRYQLLSDILLAVNSDGQRNGGHCLPQEMGNNLLTPPNSSNYYGMYVLPTRVGLHNSSSLGLHANRLLDCLTLDTTSLSQPPLQFFDEPLIAKLLVDCEAPTCVGRAGMINVHKLHDILHDELRHVQSTIASGQRKAIIDEITLLLQHAIQLNCVRMRRYATYSFMTAWCRLVQILFGLMPDSLLPLSVRKQHMIDIIEKILIKVEPTQPLVKISIQVTDTVLNLLVNLRHCYYQLEDQRTLEEHASVVCLSDGTTANANPNSNGGDVSKTNSNNSSSNSNNNNNNNNINQKNGNQQSISVECNSSNLRFILKRLIDWIMTSEVKSQKMSINLYASLINCLRIVKRLRSDEQIEYNETLASTRWDVNKTYGNLQATHTDDVQQKEMAAEIIGSIGDKLIDTICHDAITGHDVCSMLALSSLNLISELRAISTLSDVVTTRGYLNHILESLAKLDHVLRDLLKPTPHNMRAQYVYESYMAFLAQMSQTHVGAHLVLSSKALGVLSNMSIYDMQPDLKASEVELRHQQDEFVPAIDARFRAILLPALALCDSVLDSLGDRNNSASLQVLNFMIAHIDMIESILRAASPFMNLGHLEQLAAITHLFARTTTHDVVSIQMDEQHNNDVDMCNRLSRLQQLMVVVFGRFTVNEPTIRRMLHPNQMDLSEEEKSQHVKYFLQIASNLSLYCRKAVTSGVKDGMSSQYLLTTMVSDVRPLSGSGDSKKLTVIMGTILNQLKGSIAYYLSQKSIADNLLQQRASLPNITFGPIGKQNFLELSQRHNEKRSELMISVFIAEQNLYLLWIHLDFYFRNAVIYSQENRNAINESSLDPENISVLNASPDEVTKLKQLLISTFNETFCTQLLDASEEYSMKCKNFNASLMRRIKALVQFAPQS, encoded by the exons atggAAG GTGTAGTCGAGGACATGTGGACGCCTTACAAGCGTTTGTACAACATATTTCAATTGGCCATCACAAATCCGAGCGATGTCACCTCCGATCTGGAGCTGTGCCTCAAAAAGTACAAACAGAACTTTACCAACTTTCTGCGCAATCCG CCAAAGAGCGAGAAGAGTCGCACACATCTGCGCAATGCGCTCACCGAGGGTGTTCTGCTCGCCGGTCAGACACACAAAGTGGAATTGTCACACGAGTTGATCGATGAGGCGATCATCATCTCGGATATGTTTGATTTGGACGAGATCTTTGCCTTGGAGCTGCTCTGCACAGCACAGCGTCAACAGATCCATCATCCAGGCTTGTCACGTGGCCTGGTCGCTGTACTACTTTACTACGATGGTCGCAAGGCAATTTCATGCACGCTGCGCGACATGTTTCAAGCTGTTAGCGGCGTCGCATGGAGCACCGATTTGCCGCGAGAGATTACAGGCTTGATTAACAACTATGCGCAGAATCTGGTCGATGATTCCAACATATTGGGTCGTCTGCTGGAGCTCATCGGTGATATGAATGTGGAGAAGGAG ATTGGTTTGTTGACCAAGAATCGCGCCTTTGGCTCAAAGAAGCATCAGAACCAAGTGCTCGGCTTGTATGAGGATACGCGCAAAACGATTGCCATGGCCATGTTCAATTGGTCCGCACAGCGTGGTCTGCCCAAAAACATTGCCATACGTTTGCTGCAGTATTTGGCCAATGTGAAATCCACCGATTCCAATGGAAATCTCGATGATGTCACCGTCATTCTGCTGATGACCCTGCTCTACGCTTACGACACTTCGGTGCTGCTGATGACCGACTGTGACAGTCCGTACACAGCACGTTTGCCCATTTTGTGTGACGGCGAATATGCGAAATGCTTCTACGAGGCCATCTACGCACAGAGCAGCTGGCAAACGCCACAGTTGGATGCGATTATTAAGTACAGCTTTGGCTTGACATTGGCTAGTCTGCGTCAGGCGCCAAGTGAGGTGCAAACGAATGTGGGCGCCATTATCAATCGGGATGAGCAGCTAATTGACGAGGCGCTGGTCGGCAATGTCTTTGGCTTTCTCTATCGCAATCTGCTCGAGAAGAACATTTGCTACAG CACCGAGTTCATTTATCGTCGCTTGCACGTGCTCATCACCGACTTCATTGACTTTATGCACGCCAAGGTTTCCGAGCTGCGTGGACGCGCCGATGAAACCGCACGCACCATGGTCAGCTTTCTGAACGAGGGCCTCGAGCCTCCACCACATCTGGATGTGAACTTTGAGCTGCTCATGCTGTGCGTGGCCAAGTTGTATGGCGACAAGCGAGCAGTGATCACACTCTGCAACGAGTATTGGGGACCCACCGATTCGGCCGATCAGCAGACGAACACGTCGCGCGCCATTTCGCTGTTCAAGTTCATACGTCTGGCGAGCGATTTGCTGCCACAGACACTGTTCAAATCGTATCTCAATATGATTGCGGGCCTAACGCGCTCCGAATTTTCGGCACGTTGTGCTTTCAACTTGTTGAAGAACTCACCGAACTTGTCGTCATCGTGTGCCGTCAGTTGGGATCACTTTTTCAATGCGCTTAACAATTACTTCAA TAACATGCGTACCGACTTCGATGTGTCACTTTATAATACGAGCGATTCAATTTATCGCGGTCGCTCGATGCCCCGCAACATGACGCCCCGCGAAACGGAGCACATGGTGGCTGTGATGTCGGTGATACAAGCGGTTGCCAATCACGATGAAATCTCACGCATCATGATCTGTGATCAGACCACTTGGCAGACGCCACAAGTGCTGCTCGGTCTGGTGGCATGCACCACGCCCGTGGTGCTCAAGGGCGAGATACTTTTCACCCTCGCTGCACTGAGTAAATCAAAGGAAACGGCACGCACAATTTGGTTTCATTTGGAGGAATCACAGATCATTCCCACGTTGCCGCCGCGTCAAACGCAATATCCCGAATTCAGTTTGGCCGAGGAAATCGATCAGAACGAGAGTCGCATGGAGACGTATAAATTGAGTCGCGGCATTCTGCAATTGCTCTACACACTGATGACCACTCACATGCCGAGCAGCTTGGGCGCTGGACCCCGGCTGCCAGGCTTTGATCCGTATCTGAAGTTTGTCCTCGATTCGATATTGTTGAAATTCTACAATCGTGCGTACAAAGATCCAACCGAGAAATGGGAAGTGGGTGCCAAATGCTTGAAGCTTATGTACTATTTGTTGGCCAGCTATCGGCCGAAGGTTTCCGATTTCATGGAGCAACGCGATGAGCATCCGTATCCCGGCTATCACATCATGCTGCAGCTGCACGTCAAATCGGATATGCTGCGTCTGCTGTTGCGCATCATTGAGGAGGCACGCGAACGTCTCGACGATTATAATCAATTCAATGGCAAGGAACTGCTCGAGGAGTGTGCGCTGTACGCTTTACTGTTGCTCGAGGTGGCGCTGGCCAAGCAGAATGCTTTCTTTGAGGCGCATGCCACTGCCAATTGTTCGATTCTTTTGCCAGGATTGAATCGCATGCTCCTCGATTTGAATCCACGCACTCGTGCCCCAGACTATGTCATCaatatcattaaatttgtCACCTACAACAGTTGGTTACCGCGTCACACGCTCGCTGCCATCAAGATTCTAACGGCTGTCACTCTGTTGCCCGATGTCATTACCCAGATCTTGAATATGTATGCGCATGGCAGCAACGAGAAGCTGGAGATACGACAGCGTTTTGTCGAGTGCTTGGAAATGGAAGTGCCGCGCAGTCAACAAACGGATGAAAATAATGTTCTAAGTGTGGCTAATGCCCACGATGAGTTTGGTGGCAACGGGCAGCTGAATGAAACAGATTTGCAAGTCGATCTCATGGCTTTGGAGGAGCGCAAGCCGCAACGCATTGAGCTACAGATTAAGGAGGCAATTGTGCAGCTCttcgaattgaatttgaatcaACCGTTGCCGAATTTCGTCTACTTTCTGCTGGGCATCGATGTGATACGCGATTTTACGGCCAGCGAGAAGCAACAGCTAGGCCTCGACATCAACTGTTCGTGCATCAACTCGCTGGTCCTGCTGCTCGAGCGACATCTAGAG caacaacgccACTCGGATGCGTATTGCGAGCACACGGCGCACATTGTGGAGCGCATCTATCATTTGTTCCACGGCCTCTGCGTGAATCGTCGCACCTCGGAACCTATTCTCCGCTACTTCCGACTCACCTGCAACGATTTCCTCGTGCGTCACCTGAGCGCTATGCCCTTCCGTCAGCATGGCGAGGATCATGTACTCCATGCGATGAGTCACCTGATGAACTGCGTTTGCATTGAGATTAAGCTGGCTGCTTCGTATGGCCAGACGACACGTTATCAACTCTTGAGCGACATACTCTTGGCAGTCAATTCGGATGGCCAACGCAATGGCGGACACTGTTTGCCCCAGGAGATGGGCAATAATCTGTTGACTCccccaaacagcagcaactattATGGCATGTATGTGCTTCCAACACGTGTCGGTTTGCACAACAGTTCATCGTTGGGTTTGCATGCGAATCGTTTACTCGATTGCCTCACGCTGGACACAACAAGTTTGTCGCAGCCACCGCTGCAATTCTTCGACGAACCGTTGATTGCCAAACTCCTCGTCGACTGCGAGGCTCCCACCTGTGTGGGCCGAGCTGGGATGATCAATGTGCACAAGTTGCACGACATATTGCACGATGAGTTGCGTCATGTGCAGAGCACAATTGCGAGTGGACAGCGCAAGGCGATCATCGATGAGATCACGCTCCTCTTGCAGCATGCCATCCAATTGAATTGTGTCCGCATGCGTCGCTATGCCACGTACAGTTTCATGACTGCCTGGTGTCGATTGGTTCAAATCCTTTTCGGTCTGATGCCCGATTCGTTGTTGCCGTTGAGTGTGCGCAAACAGCATATGATCGACATCATTGAGAAGATCCTCATAAAGGTGGAGCCGACACAGCCGCTGGTCAAGATCTCCATACAAGTCACCGATACGGTGCTCAATTTGTTGGTCAACTTGCGGCATTGCTACTATCAACTGGAGGATCAACGCACTCTCGAGGAGCATGCCAGTGTTGTGTGTCTAAGTGATGGCACCACAGCGAATGCCAACCCCAATTCCAATGGCGGAGATGTCAGCAAAaccaatagcaacaacagcagcagcaacagcaataataacaacaacaataacaacattaaTCAGAAGAATGGAAATCAGCAGAGCATCAGCGTtgaatgcaacagcagcaatttgcGTTTCATTCTCAAACGTTTGATCGATTGGATCATGACCAGCGAGGTCAAGTCACAGAAGATGAGCATCAATCTCTATGCATCGCTCATCAATTGTTTGCGCATCGTGAAGCGACTGCGCAGCGACGAACAGATCGAATACAATGAAAC CTTGGCGTCGACACGCTGGGACGTCAACAAGACGTACGGCAATCTGCAGGCAACGCACACCGACGATGTGCAGCAGAAGGAGATGGCAGCGGAGATAATCGGCAGCATTGGCGATAAACTGATCGACACCATTTGCCATGATGCGATCACGGGTCACGATGTGTGCAGCATGCTGGCATTGAGTTCGTTGAATTTGATCTCCGAGCTGCGGGCGATTAGCACATTGAGCGATGTGGTCACCACGCGTGGCTATCTCAATCACATACTCGAGAGTCTGGCCAAATTGGATCATGTGCTGCGCGATCTGTTAAAGCCAACGCCGCACAATATGCGCGCCCAATATGTGTACGAATCGTATATGGCATTCTTGGCGCAAATGTCGCAAACGCATGTGGGCGCTCATCTGGTGCTCAGCTCGAAGGCGTTGGGTGTGCTCTCGAACATGAGCATCTACGATATGCAACCGGATCTGAAGGCCAGCGAGGTGGAGTTGCGTCACCAACAGGATGAATTTGTGCCCGCCATCGATGCCCGATTCCGTGCCATTCTTTTGCCCGCTTTGGCGCTGTGCGACAGCGTTTTGGACTCGCTGGGGGATCGCAACAACTCGGCATCGCTGCAAGTGCTCAACTTTATGATCGCCCACATCGATATGATTGAGAGCATTCTGCGTGCGGCATCGCCGTTCATGAATTTGGGTCACCTGGAGCAGCTGGCGGCGATTACGCATTTGTTTGCACGCACCACAACGCACGATGTGGTCAGCATTCAGATGGATGAGCAGCACAACAACGATGTGGACATGTGCAATCGCTTGAGTCGTTTGCAACAGCTGATGGTTGTCGTCTTCGGACGGTTTACGGTGAATGAGCCAACCATACGTCGGATGCTGCATCCGAATCAAATGGATCTGAGCGAGGAGGAAAAGAGTCAGCATGTGAAATactttttgcaaattgcatcCAATTTGTCGCTCTATTGCCGCAAGGCGGTCACAAGCGGCGTCAAGGATGGCATGAGCTCACAGTATCTGCTCACTACCATGGTCTCGGATGTCCGACCACT TTCTGGCAGTGGCGACAGCAAAAAGTTGACTGTTATCATGGGCACAATTTTGAATCAGCTCAAAGGCTCGATTGCGTATTATTTGTCACAAAAATCGATTGCAGACAATCTGCTGCAGCAACGTGCTTCGCTGCCGAACATAACATTCGGTCCAATTG gcaagcaaaactttttggAGCTTAGTCAGCGTCACAATGAGAAGCGCAGCGAGCTGATGATTTCCGTTTTTATAGCCGAGCAGAATTTGTATTTGCTCTGGATACACTTGGACTTTTATTTCCGCAATGCAGTCATCTactcgcaggagaatcgcaatGCCATCAATGAATCCTCGCTGG ATCCAGAGAACATATCGGTGTTGAACGCTTCACCAGATGAGGTGACGAAACTGAAGCAATTGCTCATCTCGACCTTCAACGAAACATTCTGCACACAATTGCTCGATGCCAGCGAAGAGTAttcaatgaaatgcaaaaactttAATGCATCTCTCATGCGTCGCATCAAGGCTCTTGTACAATTTGCGCCACAATCCTAA
- the LOC133848532 gene encoding small ribosomal subunit protein uS11A-like, producing the protein MAPRKAKVQKEEVQVQLGPQVCDGENVFGVAHIYASFNDTFVHVTDLSGRETIARVTGGMKVKADRDEASPYAAMLAAQDVAERCKVLGITALHIKLRATGGNKTKTPGPGAQSALRALARSSMKIGRIEDVTPIPSDSTRRKGGRRGRRL; encoded by the exons ATGGCCCCCAGAAAGGCTAAAGTGCAAAAGGAGGAAGTGCAGGTGCAGTTGGGCCCTCAGGTTTGCGATGGCGAGAATGTCTTCGGCGTTGCCCACATCTATGCCAGTTTCAATGACACTTTCGTCCATGTCACCGATCTTTCGGGACGCGAAACTATTGCTCGTGTCACCGGCGGCATGAAGGTGAAGGCTGATCGTGATGAGGCTTCCCCCTACGCCGCTATGTTGGCCGCTCAG GATGTCGCTGAAAGGTGCAAGGTTCTGGGCATCACCGCTTTGCACATTAAATTGCGTGCAACTGgtggcaacaaaacaaagacaCCCGGACCCGGTGCTCAATCGGCGCTGCGTGCTCTGGCTCGTTCATCGATGAAGATTGGTCGCATTGAGGATGTCACTCCCATCCCATCCGATTCCACACGCAGGAAGGGCGGTCGCCGTGGTCGTCGTCTGTAA